One Epinephelus fuscoguttatus linkage group LG10, E.fuscoguttatus.final_Chr_v1 genomic window carries:
- the LOC125895578 gene encoding T-cell acute lymphocytic leukemia protein 1 homolog yields the protein MKQRWTPCELALGHGSGPQVVRRVSTNSRERWRQQNVNGAFTELRRLIPTHPPDRKLSKNEILRLALRYINFLEQVLTEQELRAAPRGRAGSLEQEDELQGAPSPDSSCGSSADGDSDGLTEEQDCGGLLQHLHLTPSHSWTETSSTSPDWSTKSRPAGGVRAVCADVTCNEGCC from the exons ATGAAACAAAGATGGACTCCATGTGAGCTCGCCCTCGGTCACG GTTCTGGTCCCCAAGTCGTCCGCCGGGTGTCCACCAACAGTCGAGAGCGTTGGCGTCAGCAGAACGTTAACGGAGCGTTCACGGAGCTGCGGCGTCTCATCCCCACACACCCTCCCGACAGGAAGCTCAGCAAGAACGAGATCCTGCGCCTCGCCCTCAGGTACATCAACTTCCTGGAGCAGGTGCTGACGGAGCAGGAGCTGAGGGCGGCCCCCCGGGGCCGAGCGGGGAGCCTGGAGCAGGAGGACGAGCTGCAGGGGGCGCCGTCACCGGACTCCAGCTGTGGGAGTTCAGCCGACGGAGACTCAGACGGTCTGACGGAGGAGCAGGACTGTGGAGGGCTCCTGCAGCACCTCCACCTCACACCCAGCCACAGCTGGACAGAGACCAGCAGCACCAGTCCAGACTGGTCCACCAAGTCCAGACCAGCAGGGGGCGTTAGAGCCGTCTGTGCTGACGTAACATGTAACGAAGGTTGTTGTTGA
- the LOC125895567 gene encoding tripartite motif-containing protein 16-like, protein MAQRGVELDRETFSCSICLDPLKDPGTLPCGHSYCINCIQSFWDGEDEKRIYSCPQCRQSFTPRPVLMKNTMLADLVEKLKKTGLQAAPADHCYAGAEDVACDVCTGRKLKAFKSCLQCVASYCEKHLQPHRDSAPLQKHKLVEPSKKLQENICSRHDEVMKMFCRTDQQCICYLCSVDEHKGHDTVSAAAERTERQRELEGSRQNIQQRIQDTEKDVKLLQQEVEAISRSADKAVEHSEKIFTELIRLMEKRRSDVKQQLRWQQETQVSRVKELQEKLEQEITELKRKDAELKQLSHTQDHTQFLHNYPSLSALSEATHSSSINIRPRRYFEDVTAAVSGVRDKLQDALRDTWTNVSLTVAEVDVLLPQPEPKTRAEFFRYSRHITLDPNTAYTQLLLSEGNRKVTLMSEQQSYSEHPDRFTNRRQVLSRESLTGRCYWEVEWRGGVYVAVAYKNISRAGGGCECVFGFNDKSWSLDCYNNSYYFYHNKVQTPVSGPRSSRVGVYLDHSAGILSFYSVSETMTLLHRVQTTFTQPLYAGLGLYCYDSTAELCELKQSEVI, encoded by the coding sequence ATGGCGCAGCGAGGAGTTGAGCTGGACCGAGAAACCTTCTCTTGTTCCATCTGTCTGGATCCACTGAAGGATCCGGGGACTCTTCCCTGTGGACACAGCTACTGCATCAACTGTATTCAAAGCTTCTGGGATGGAGAGGATGAGAAGAGAATCTACAGCTGCCCTCAGTGTAGGCAGAGCTTCACACCGAGGCCTGTCCTGATGAAAAACACCATGTTAGCAGATTTAGTGGAGAAACTGAAGAAGACTGGACTCcaagctgctcctgctgatcaCTGCTATGCTGGAGCTGAAGATGTGGCCTGTGATGTCTGCACTGGGAGGAAACTGAAAGCCTTCAAGtcctgtctgcagtgtgtggcCTCTTACTGTGAGAAACACCTCCAGCCTCATCGTGACTCGGCTCCATTACAGAAACACAAGCTGGTGGAGCCCTCCAAGAAGCTGCAGGAGAACATCTGCTCTCGTCATGAtgaggtgatgaagatgttctGCCGCACTGATCAGCAGTGTATCTGTTATCTCTGCTCTGTGGATGAACATAAAGGCCACGACACagtgtcagctgcagcagaaaggactgagaggcagagagagctggagggGAGTCGACAAAACATCCAGCAGAGAATCcaggacacagagaaagatgtgaagctgctccaacaggaggtggaggctATCAGTCGCTCTGCTGATAAAGCAGTGGAGCACAGTGAGAAGATCTTCACTGAGCTGATCCGTCTCATGGAGAAAAGACGCTctgatgtgaagcagcagctcagatgGCAGCAGGAAACTCAAGTGAGTCGAGTCAAAGAGCTTcaggagaagctggagcaggagatCACTGAGCTGAAGAGGAAAGACGCTGAgctgaagcagctctcacacacacaggatcaCACCCAGTTTCTACACAACTACCCCTCActgtcagcactcagtgaaGCCACACACTCATCCAGCATCAACATCCGTCCTCGCCGCTACTTTGAGGACGTGACAGCGGCTGTGTCAGGAGTCAGAGATAAACTACAGGACGCTCTGAGGGACACATGGACAAACGTCTCACTGACAGTGGCTGAAGTGGATGTTTTACTGCCACAACCAGAGCCCAAGACCAGAGCTGAGTTCTTCAGATATTCACGTCACATCACACTGGATCCAAACACAGCATACACACAGCTGTTATTATCTGAGGGGAACAGGAAAGTGACATTAATGAGTGAACAACAGTCTTATTCTGAACACCCAGACAGATTCACTAACAGGCGTCAGGTCCTGAGTAGAGAGAGTCTGACTGGACgttgttactgggaggtggagtggagaggaggagtTTATGTAGCAGTCGCATACAAGAATATCAGCAGAGCAGGGGGGGGGTGTGAATGTGTATTTGGATTCAATGACAAATCTTGGTCGTTAGATTGTTACAATAACAGTTATTACTTTTATCACAACAAAGTCCAAACTCCCGTCTCAGGTCCTCGGTCCTCCAGAGTAGGAGTGTACCTGGATCACAGTGCAGGTATTCTGTCCTTCTACAGCGTCTCTGAAACCATgactctcctccacagagtccagaccacattcactcagcctctctatgCTGGACTTGGACTTTATTGTTATGATTCCACTGCAGAGTTGTGTGAACTGAAACAgtcagaagtcatttaa
- the LOC125895571 gene encoding E3 SUMO-protein ligase ZBED1-like: MAPTRGSFGRGRDRQGRGHRGNGFQPPRRDQIRQRAGNQETQTATERRLLKMVVSTLQPLVITQDANFQSFVKALDPCLQIPTTSVIRSQLLSFYQEKTNRLRLILASADHVVLTCELWASGAEDSCLTVGCHFVNKYGNLESYMLQTTSLFGDDSAANIQNQLSAVMAAWGIEEKVHTVIRAGMPQLKTVKTKWTHMPCFADTLNVLFKDLMSDEELSNVLTKCQRIVRFFTYDAEAEKMLREIQKKLKVTQDELIVYSGDRWLPWLQMLQRLNEQYKAMVMVLDGRGKTDLILNESDKEKIRNIISALKPLKEAASTMEKGFETISAMLPLLKKLMNNLREEEKKKNLVAQTLLSKCEKKFGDVNNHVLAPITFLDPRFKNQLGEQNKKQAMTKIMKDLAAGPASSSAPYLRAVLDRYMDHESTSETSNPLSWWRHTGKQHYSELSQLALKKLGVVSTAVPLERAFSDEGDRFCKLRSSIEPENLNMILFLNSNWSTIS; this comes from the exons ATGGCTCCAACAAGAGGCTCAT TTGGACGAGGACGTGACAGGCAGgggagaggacacagaggaaaCGGCTTCCAGCCACCGAGACGGGATCAGATCAGGCAGAGAG CTGGGAACcaggaaacacaaacagcaactgAGAGACGTCTGTTGAAGATGGTTGTGTCGACGCTGCAGCCCTTGGTAATCACACAAGATGCTAACTTTCAGAGTTTCGTTAAAGCACTGGACCCCTGTCTTCAAATTCCCACCACATCTGTGATCCGCTCGCAGCTGCTCAGCTTCTaccaagaaaaaacaaacaggttgCGATTGATCTTGGCCTCCGCTGACCACGTTGTGCTAACATGCGAGCTGTGGGCCTCCGGAGCTGAAGACTCCTGTCTGACCGTGGGTTGCCATTTTGTGAACAAGTATGGGAACCTCGAGTCTTACATGCTCCAAACTACCAGCCTGTTCGGAGACGATTCTGCAGCCAACATTCAGAATCAGCTCTCAGCCGTCATGGCGGCGTGGGGCATCGAAGAAAAGGTCCACACTGTGATCAGAGCTGGGATGCCACAACTGAAAACAGTTAAAACCAAATGGACACACATGCCTTGTTTTGCTGACACCTTGAATGTGTTATTTAAGGATCTGATGAGTGACGAGGAGCTGTCGAATGTTCTCACAAAGTGTCAGAGGATCGTCAGGTTCTTTACGTATGATGCTGAGGCTGAGAAGATGCTCAGAGAGATTCAGAAGAAGCTGAAAGTGACACAGGATGAGCTGATCGTGTACTCTGGGGACCGATGGCTTCCCTGGTTGCAAATGCTTCAACGACTGAATGAGCAGTACAAAGCCATGGTGATGGTGCTTGATGGCAGAGGCAAGACAGatttaattctgaatgaaagcGATAAAGAGAAAATCAGGAACATCATCTCAGCTCTGAAACCCTTGAAGGAAGCAGCGTCCACAATGGAAAAGGGGTTTGAGACCATTTCGGCCATGCTGCCACTGCTGAAGAAACTCATGAACAAtctcagagaggaagaaaagaaaaagaatcttGTGGCGCAGACACTGTTGTCAAAATGTGAAAAGAAATTTGGTGACGTAAACAACCACGTACTGGCTCCCATCACGTTCCTCGATCCAAGATTCAAAAACCAGCTGggagagcaaaacaaaaaacaagcgATGACGAAGATCATGAAGGATCTCGCTGCAGGTCccgcctcctcctctgctccttaTCTGAGGGCTGTGCTGGACAGGTACATGGACCATGAGTCCACTTCAGAGACGTCAAACCCTTTGTCCTGGTGGAGGCACACAGGAAAGCAGCATTACAGTGAACTAAGCCAGCTCGCTCTGAAGAAACTTGGGGTCGTCTCTACCGCTGTTCCCCTGGAGAGAGCTTTCTCTGATGAAGGTGATCGATTCTGTAAACTTAGGAGCTCCATCGAGCCCGAAAACCTCAACATGATCCTGTTCCTCAACAGCAACTGGTCCACAATATCTTAG